From the Streptomyces nodosus genome, the window CTGGGCGGAGTCTGGCCCCGGGCGGAGCTGCCCCGGCTGGTGCCGGAGCGACTGCCGGAGGCGGTGGCCTTCGCCCGGCGCGCGGTCTGCGGCTTCCTGGAAGCCCGGCCGACGCTGATCCACCGCCTGCCGAACACCGAGACACGGCGCGGTGGTGCCTGGCCCTCGCCCCGCAGCTGGGAGGCCGCCTTGACCTTGCTGGCCTTCGGCACCGCCGCCTCCGTCTCCCGGGACGTGCTGGCGCAGCTGGTGCGGGGCGCGGTGGGGGACGGCCCGGGGCTCGAACTCCTCGCCCATCTGGACCGGATGGATCTGCCGGACCCGGAGTCGCTGCTGGCCGATCCGCCCTCCGCCGAGCTGCCGGTGCGGGGTGATCTGCGTCAGGCGGCACTGGAGGCGGTGGTGGCCGCCGTCGGGGCGCGGCCGGAGCGGAAGCGGTGGGAGGCGGGCTGGGCGGTGCTGGTACGGGCGCTGGAGACGGGCGCCCCGGACCTCCTGGTCGCCCCGGCGACGGTGCTGGCCGCGCTGCGGCGCGACGACTGGGAGGTCCCGGAGGCGGTGGAACGGCTGGCCGGGGTGATCGGTCTCGCCCGGCGGGCGGACCGGTCGGTGGGCCGGGCCGCCGCGTCGGCCGGCGCCGGGCGAGCGGCGGGTGCAGGCCGATGACGGAGACCGCGCGGCGTCCAGGGCCGCGTTCGACGCCCTGGCCCGCGCCGCCGCGCTCCGTACGGGTCACTGCGCCGGGACCGCCGGCCGGTCACGGCGAGCGGGCCGGTCAGCCGGTACTCCCGCTGGACATGGAGAAGTTGCTGGCCGCCCGGCTGCATGCGGTGAAGGTCCGTCCCTACCTGGCCGCTGCGCTCTTCGCACTGCACGTGGTGGAGGACCGTTCGGTGCCGACGATGGCGGTGGACCCGCACTGGCGCTGCTATGTCTCCCCCGGCTTCGTGGCACGCACCCCGGTGGAGGAACTGGCCGGCGTATGGGTGCACGAAGTCTCCCATCTGCTGCGGGACCACCACGGGCGGGGCGAGCGGTACGCACGGGAGCACGAGGAGCACAGGCCGGGTGAGCGGGGCACGGCCGCGGGCTGGGGGAGGCTGCGACGGAACATCGCCGCCGACTTCGAGATCAACGACGACATCTACGGTGACGGTCTTCCGCTGCCTTCCGGGGCCGTGCTTCCGTCGCTGCTGCGGCTGCCGGCCGGGCTGCTGATGGAGGAGTACCTGCGGACGGCGTCGATGTCCGGGCTCACCGCGGACCTCGCCTGGCTGGACTGCGGCAGTGGCGCCGACGGGCAGATCCGGCCGTGGGAGCTGGGGCCCGACGGGGCACACGGGCTGAGCAGGCAGCAACGGGACGCGGTCCGCTTCCGGGTCGCGGAGGGGATCAGAGGCCGGCCGGGCAGCGCACCGGACGGGTGGCGCCGATGGGCGGACGAGGCCTTCCATCCGCCGCAGCCGTGGCGGCAGTTGCTGGGGGCGGCGGTCCGTTCGGCGGCGGGTGCGGCAGGGGTGGGCGAGGACCACAGCTTCCGGCGTCCGTCCCGGCGCTCAGCCGGTGTCCCCGGGGTGCTGCTGCCGAGCCTGCGCCGCACGCCACCCCGGGTCTGCGTGGTGATCGACACCTCCGGGTCGGTGAGCGACGCCGAGCTGGGCGGCGCGCTGCTGGAGGTGGCGGCGATCGCGCAGGCGGTGGGCGGGCGGCGCGACCTGGTCTCGGTGATCTCCTGCGACGCGGCGGCCGGGGTCGCCGTCCCGCTCTGCCGCGCGGAGAACATCGCACTGATCGGCGGCGGGGGAACGGATCTGCGCTCCGGTTTCGACCGGGCGCTCCGCTCCCGGCCCCGCCCGGATGTGATCGTGGCCCTGACGGACGGTCAGACGCCGTGGCCCTCCGCGCAGCCGTCCTGCCGCACCGTTGTCGGCCTCTTCCCCCGTCCCGCCCGCGCGGTGGACGAGGAGGACCCGGACTACGTCCCGGACGCCCCGCCGCCCTGGGCGCGTGTCGTCACCATCGGCTGACGTCAAAGGGGCGGGCGGAACAGCCCGGCCCCGACCCTGCCCGGCCCCGAAGCCGGGCGGGGGTGAGGGGCGGGCGGTCAGTCGCGTGTCGGGGTGGGCTGCTTTCCGCGGAGCAGGAGGAGGACCGCTCCGCCGATCACGACCAGTGCGATGGCCGTGCCCGCGATGATCGGGGTCGCGTTCGACGCGCCGGTCTCGGCGAGGTCGGTGTCTCCGGCCGCCATACCGCCCACCGTCGCCGGGCTCGGCTCGTTGAGGGTCTGGACCGTCAGGTCGCCCATGCTGCTCTCGGTCCTGCAGTCCAGGACGCCCTTGAAGTGTTTCTCGTAGCCCGCCGGGCCCTTGATGGTGAAGTCATAGGCCTGGTCCTCCAGCAACGGGACCGTCACGGTCTCCCTCTTGCCTGCGGCGATGGTGTGGGAGACGCCCATCAGGGTGAAGGTGAAGGGCTCGTCGCCCTGGTTGTCCGCCGTGATGTCCAGGCCGCCCTCGGCGCAGTTCTTCTCGGCCGACAGCGCGGGTATCGCGCCGGTGTCACCCCAGTTGGCCGTGGCCGTCGCCGAGACGGTCGACTCGCTGGAGCCGGCGAGTATCTGGGTCTGGCTGCGGGTCTCGGAGGCGAAGGCCCGCCCGACCGGCACGGTGGTCGACGCCTGCACGGTCAGCTCGGCCGAACCGTCCTGGGCGCTCTGCGGCACCTCGAAGTAGACGCGGCTGCCGTCAGCGGCGGAGGTGACCTCCTTGCCCGCCCGGTCCACGATCTTGACCCCGGACGCCGTGGCGTCCGCAGGCGGCCGCACCGTGACGCTGTCGGCATTGGTGTGCACCCGGACCGGGCCTATCCGCTCCCCGGGGTGACCCGAGACGGCCGACGGGACCAGGCTCAGGGACGCGGCGGGCTCCGCGAGGTTGCGTGCGTGCTTCTCCAGATAGTCCGCGAGCTTCTCCGCCCGGGGGTCCACCGCGTCCACGTCGGCGCCGTCCGAGAAGCGCCAGATCGCCACCTGGGTGCCCACCGCCGCGTCCTGCTCGGTGAGGCCCTTGGCGCCGGCCTCGGCCGCAAGCGCGGCCAGATCGTTCACCTGCGGATAGGAGTTGCGCAGGATCCAGCGGATCTTGCCGGCGTTCTTGTTGCCACTCAGCGAGGTGGCGCTCCAGGGCGTCTCGTGATACCTGGCGTCCTTCTGGACCGGGTTGTGGATGTCGATGCAGTACGTCTGCAGGGTGCCGCCGTTGTCCACGGACATCTCGAACAGACCGGCGGGCACCTGCTCGTCCATGTCACCGTCGTGGACGACGGCGGTGCCGTAGGTCTTGAGCCCGCCCAGGGTCGCGGCCGCCCCGGCCTCGTTCTGCGGTGTCTCGTCGGCGACCGCCGCCCCCGCGGTGGTCAGCAGACCCACCCCGACGAGTCCGGACACCAACGCCGCGGCGACGAGGCGGGCGGCCCCTCGCTCACTCACGGACGACGCAGAGAACGAAGAAAACACCGAATTCCCTTTCGAGCAGGACGCGTTGACATGGGGGGACGGTCCCGCCAGCAGAATCAGAAACTCCGAGAGCTATGCCCGGCATCCTAAGGAGGCGGCGAAACCCCTCCCGCCGATCATGTGGCCGGACGCCCGATCCGACTCGCAATCGTTATCGCCCACAGGGCCTGTGAACTGCGCTTATCATCCGGTTACTTGGGTGCTGTCCGGACATCGGTTGAGGTAAGGGGCGATAGGTGTCGGTTCGGGCGAGACGGGTGAAACCTCACCCCGATGTCAGATCACTCCGGCCGGTTCCGGACGGGGCCGGGTCTCGGTCCCGGACCGCTCGATGTCCTCGGGGCGCTCGGCCGGCACCGTCTCCCAGTCGGGTTCCGGCCGCGGCGGCGCCCCGGTCGCGCCCGTCTGCCCCTCGGTCTGCATCCCGGTCTGTGTCTCGGGCCTCTGTGACCGACGGAAGGCCGAGGTGCCCCGCGACAGATCGTGGCCGATCGCCGCCGCGTCCAGGTCCGCCGAGAGCCAGCCCTGTCCGTCCCGCTGTTCCGTCCGCACCTTCAACCGCCCCTGGACGACGAGCGGATCGCCCACGGCCACCGAGGCGGCGACATTGGTGGCCAGGGAACGCCGGGCCCACACCGTGAAGAAGTTGGTGTGCCCGTCCGTCCACGCGTTCTTCTCGCGATCCAGATACCGCGTCGTCACCGCCAGCCGGAACCGCGCGGTGGGACCGGTCGGCGACTCCCTGTACACCGGCTGGGTGGCGACATTGCCGACCACGCACACCACGGTCTCGTTCATACGGCTTCCCTCCCTCGCCCGGCACGCCCGCCGGGACGGAACGCGTACGGGTCCGTCCCGCACGGCTGCGTCTGCCGCGGCGGTCATGCCGGTCGCACCACCGCCGCCGGTACGACGACCGCGTGTGCCGTGATCGCCGCGAGATCAGACTGCCTCCGTCGGCCCGAGCCCGCTGAGCGCTGTGGGCGACCGCCTGCTTGTGGACAACCGCGCCACCCGAACGGGCACCTCCGCCCCGTCCCGCCACACGCCCGCGGACCCGGCCCGCCCCACGCCCACGCCCGGACCGCCCTCACCGCCCTCACCTCACACGCGCCCCCGCACCCGCCCCCGTGACCTTGGCGTACTCCTCCCGCACTTCCCCGTACCGCAGCAGCTCCGCCGCCACCGGATCCAGCACCCGGGCCCGCCCGCATCCGGCCGCCGCCTCTCTCAGCCGCCGTTCCGCGTCGAGCCCGTACCGCCGGGCCGGGCCCCGTGCCGCCAGCCGGCAACTCCACTCGACGGCCGGCCCCCCGACGACCCCGGTCAGCATCAGCAGCGCCGGCACCCCGAAGTCCGGCGCCATGAACCCGACGATCTGACCCAGCAGCCACAGCATCCCGACGACCTGAAGGAGCGTCATCGCCATCTGGGCCAGCACGGCGGCGGGCCACCAACCGGGCCGGGGCGGGCGCCGCGGCGGCGTGACGGTGTCCGTCACCAGTTCGTCCAGGGCCTCCGGCAGCCCCTGCGCGCCCCGTACCGCGGCCTCCCGCACCGCCTGGGCCCAGGGCCTGGGCAGACCCACTGCGGCCCGCTCCACCACCGTCCGTACGGCCTGTTCGACGCACTGGCGCGCGGTGGTCTCCGGATCGGCGGGCGCCGCTACCAGGGACCGTCCCGTGGAGGGTTCGCGCCGGGCCCGGTTCCACCGCCACAACCGCAGCCAGGGCGTGCCGCACGCACGGTTGGCGTTGCGCAGCCAGGCGCGCTCGGCGGCCTCGCCCGCGGCGGTGGCGCCCACCGCCTCCGCGAGCCCCCCGTTGAACTCCTCCCGCGCCTCCTCGCTGAGCCCGCCGCGCCCCCCGGTGGCGCAGACGGACCGCAGCCCGGCCGCGGCCGCGTCCACATCGGCGGAGACACGGCGCGCCGCGGCCCCGTGCTCGGACACGAACTGACCGAGCGCCTCGCGCAGTTCGCCCACGCCGTCCCCGGTGAGGGCGGACAGCGCGAGCACGGTCGCGCCCGGCTCGCCGTACTCGCCCAGGGCGATCCCGTCCCCGTCGAGCAGCCTCCGCAGATCGTCGAGCACCTGCTCGGCGGCCTCCCCGGGCAGCCGGTCCACCTGGTTCAGGACGACGAACATGACCTCGGCGTGCCCGGCCATGGGGCGCAGATAGCACTCGTGGAGGACGGCGTCGGCGTACTTCTCCGGGTCGACCACCCAGATCACGGCGTCCACCAGGGCCAGGACGCGGTCGACCTGCTCCCGGTGCTCCACCACCGCGGAGTCGTGGTCGGGAAGGTCGACCAGGACGAGCCCCTGCAGGGACGTCCCGCCCTCCGGGCCCTGCGCAGGGCGCCGGCGCAGCCGTCCCGGGATGCCGAGCCGGTCGACGAGCCCGGCCGCGCCGTCGCTCCAACTGCACACCAGGGGTGCCGCGGTGGTCGGCCGGCGTAGTCCGGTCTCCGAGATGGCCACACCGGCGAGCGCGTTGAAGAGAGTCGACTTGCCGCTGCCGGTGGCGCCCGCGATGGCCACCACCGTGTGTTCCCCGGAGAGCCTGCGCCGCGCGGAGGCCTCGTCCAGGACCCGGCCCGCCTCGGCGAGCGTACGGCCGTCCAGACGAGTGCGCGAGAGGCCCACCAGCTCCCGCAGCGCGTCCAGCCGGGACCGCAGGGGACCGTCGTAGGCGAGGGGCACGGACTGTCGTACGACCGGGCTGCGGGGCTCCACGATCGTGATCCCCTCCGGTGGGACGACGGTGCCGGGCAGACGCCGTGCGATCAGTCCGTCGTCCCAGGGGGGCACGGATCCGGCGTGGTCCGCCGGGCCCTCGTCCTCCAGGTGGGCCGGATCGCCGTCACCGTCCGTGCACACGGGGCCGGCGCCGTCGTCCGCGGGTGGATGCGGGAGGCCGCCGTCCGCGCGCAGGCCCGGGAAGTCGCCGTCGGCACGCGGGTGCTGGACGTCACCGCCGGCCCGGTGGGGCCGGAGGTCGCCATCGGCGCACCCGCGCCGGACGTCTCCCGCCGCACACGCGTGCTCGTCCCGCTCCACCGCCCCAGCCCCAGCCGCCGCGCGTGGTCCCTCCCCGGCAGCCGGGTCCGCATCGGGCCGCTTGCCGCCATCCCCCTCCACGCGTGCCGCGTTCGTCGTGCCGGCCGCTCCGGGAGCCCGCTCCCCGCGCGGATGCTCACCGTCACCGCCCGTCGCGCGGAGAAGGCCGCCGCCCCGCCCGGCCTCGGGTCGCTCCCCGGCCGTGGCGACCGCCTCGTCCGGGGGCTCCTCCCGGGAGTGCTCGTCGTGATCCGTTCGGTCAGTGACGGCAGTCACCGCGGTCACCTCTCCTTCTGCAGTACGGACAGCGCGGCGATCAGTTCGGCCTGGGGCTCGGCATGGACGTCGAGGGCATCCAGGGGGGCGAGACGGCGCTCGCGTTCCGTGCGCAGCGCCCGGTCGAGGTACTCGGACAGCAGTCGTGTCGCCCGCTCACGCAGCCGCACCGCCTCCTGGGCGCCGATCCGCTCGGCGAGCTCTTCACCTGCCGCTCCCGCCCGGCGTCCGCCCAGCAGCGCCGTGGCGACCAGAGCGGCCACCGCCTCGGCGTCGGGGGCGGTGCTCCGGTCCAGGCCGCGCACCGAGTCCTCGGCGTACTCCTCGAGAACGCGCCGCCAGCGCCGTACGGTCATCCCGATACGGTGCTCGGCGCTCTCCGACGTCGGGTCATGGTCCGTCAGCCCATGGGCTCCGCCCGCCGGTTCCCGCCGCCAGGCGTCGTCGATGCGCTCGTCGGCGGCCGTGACGGCGCACAGCAGCAGGGAGCCCAGGCTGTCCACGAGGGCGTCCAGCAGCTCCCCCGCGCTGCTGTCCAGGGGGTAGCCCCGCCACCGCTTCAGAGCGTCCCCGGCGAGCACGTCCCCCGCGTCCAGACGGCTGCGCACCCGCGTGCACTCGCCCTCGTACGCGGTGTCGACGGCCGTGGTCAGCCGCAGCACGGCGGCGTACTGGGCGGCGGCCGCACCGGCCAGCTCGGGCACCCGGGACCTGAGCGAGTCGAGGACTCCGCAGGCCGTACGGGTCACGGTGGCCTCCCGGGCCTCGGGGTCCTGCGCCAGATGCGTGAGCCAGGCGTGCAGGGGCGCGACGGCGGTGGCGGGCAGCAGCCCCCCGCCCCAGGCGGACTCGGGCAGTTCGGGCACGGTGAAGCGGGGCACCTCGCCGAGCCCCGCCTTGGTGAGCAGGGCTCCGTACTGCCGTGACACCTCGGACACGAGCTGGTGCGGCACCCGGTCGAGCACCGTGACCAGGGTGGCCCGGTGTTCCTTGGCGGTCCGCAGCAGATGCCAGGGCACGGCGTCGGCGTAGCGGACGGCGGTGGTCACCAGGACCCAGATGTCGGCGGCGCTGATCAGCTCGGCGGCGAGGACCCGGTTGTCGGCGACCAGCGAGTCGATGTCCGGTGCGTCGAGCAGGGCGAGCCCGCGCGGAAGCGTGTCGGCGGTCTCGATGCGCAGCACCCGCTCCTCGTTCCCGACGACGCCGTACGGATCGTCGCCGGGCTCCTGATGGGGTACCCAGACCCGGGTGAGATGGGGCAGGACGCGCATGCCGCTGAACCAGTGGTGGTCCTCGGGGTGGCAGACGAGGACCGGCGTGCGGGTGGTGGGCCTCAGCACGCCCGCCTCGCTCACCTTCCGCCCCACCAGTGAGTTGACGAGGGTCGACTTGCCGGCCCCGGTCGATCCGCCGATGACGGCCAGCAAAGGCGCTTCGGGCTCTCTCAGCCGGGGCACCACATAGTCGTCGAGCTGTGCGAGGAGTTCGTCGCGGTTGGCACGCGCGCGTGGAGCCCCCATGAGGGGCAGCGGAAAGCGTGCGGCGGCGACACGGTCGCGCAGAGCGGAGAGTGTGTCGAGCAGCCGGGGCCGTACATCCAAGGTCACCACATGCGAAGAATGCCCAATTTCGGAGGCTTTATGAAGCATATGGGGACGCCTGCGCGCCGACGGGACACAAGGGACGGAAGGTGCGACCAGGACACAGGCATAACGAGTGCACAACACCCGGGGCGCGAGACGTCAAAAGCGATGCGAGATTCGCACCTGCCTGCGATTATCGGGACCGCTTCACTGAACCTCCACATCGAGCCACGGAGGCGAAGCATCAGGGACGAGGTCCAGGGACCCCTATCCTTGTCCCGGTAAGGTCAGGATCGGCCCACACCCGGGCACCACGACAGGCCACCACACCGGCCCCCGTAGCTCAGTGGATAGAGCAGGCGCCTTCTAAGCGCTTGGCCGCAGGTTCGAGTCCTGCCGGGGGCGCTTCACACCATCTGACCTGCGGGAAAAGCCTCAAGCCCCCCGGCTGCCGCGACGCGGTCCGTTCCTCGGACGGTGCCGGGCCAAGCGCTCCGCGTATCCAAGGCCGGCGACGACGCCGACGACCGTTCACCAGGGCCCGTTCTCCCGGCCCGGGAGCCGCCCGTCCGGGCGTCGCGGGCCGTGTCGTTCACGCCATCGGATCCGCCTCCGCTTCGAGCACGGGACCGCACACCTCTCGCATCCTTCGCCCCAGGCGCAGCCCCCGGCGGGCGTCGCCCCGCGCATGCGTTCGCCCGTTTCGGCGCGGACGACACCGAATGCCCAGGTCCGGCCGGATCCCGCCGGTTTCCCTTTTCCTTCCCGGGGCGCCATGGAACGGCCGTAATACGTCTGCTTTTCGCCGACTCCATTGGAGCTAAAAAACTTCACGGCGCTCGCGCCATCGCCGACCGATAAACAGCACATGTGCTCTTCTTCAGCTGCAATCTTCCGACAGGCCGCATTCGGCAGCGGGCGCTCGGGCGCCGGCTGTGGTGCGCCTACGGCATGAAGGGTCAACCCTCGTGAGTCAAGCCAACGACATGCGACCTGGCGCCCGGCGCGTCGGCGCGCTGTCGGCGCTCACCGTTGTGAGCATCATGACCGCGCTGGTCTCGGGCACGGCGTCCGCCACCGCGGTCGCCGCCCCGAGCAGTTCCGTCGCCCAGGCGAAGAAGTCACACTCCCCCGCGCAGACGCGAGCACATCAGACCGGCCCCGATCTTCAGGTGGTGAAGACGGGTACGACGGCGGTGCGGCCGAACGGCTCGGTCAGCTACACCATCACGGTGAAGAACAACGGCCCGGGCACCTCGACCGGCTGGACCGTCACCGACTACCTTCCGGCGGGACTTCTCAACCCCGCGAGCTCCACTCCCGGTTGCACCTTCGGGGCCGGGGTCATGACCTGCGTCGGAGGGCCACTGGCCGCCGGGGCCAGCTCCACGATCACCGTGACGGGCATGGCGGGCCCGAACTTCACGCACATCCAGAACATCGCGACGGTCATCGGTCTCGAACCCGACCCGAACCTGAGCAACAACATCTCCTCCGCCACCACCGCCATCTCCGGACGGCTGGCGGACCTGCAAGTCGCCAAGACGGGACCCGCGACGGTGGAGGAGGGCGACAGGGTCACCTACACCATCACGGTGACGAACAACGGGCCGAACACCGCGACCGACTGGGCCGTGGTCGACCGGCTTCCGTCGGGTCTGCGCGACGCCCGCGCGTCCTCGGGGTGCAGGATCTCCCGGGGTGTACTGACCTGCACCGGACGGCCGTTGGCGAGCGGCGCCAGTGTCACGTTCACCGTCACCGGAACCGCGGGCCGGGTCACCGCGCTCGACAACACCGTGACGGTCCAGGGCCGTGAGCTCGACCCGGACCACAGCAACAACACGAGCACCCTGCACACCACGGTCACGCCCCGCATCCGGGCCGACCTTCAGCTCACCAAGACGGGTCCCACCTCGGCGGCCCCGGGTGCGACGGTCACGTACACCATCACGGTGAAGAACAACGGCCCGGACGCCTCGACCGGCTGGACCGTCACCGACCGGCTGCCCGCACGTCTGCTCAACCCCACCACCTCGACCCCGGGCTGTACGATCTCGGGCGGTGTGCTGACCTGCACCGGAGGCGCGCTGGCGAGCGGCGCCAGCTCCACGATCACCGTGACCGGCACCGCGGACCAGAGGTTCAACGGCGTCGAGAACCTGGCCGTGGTACACGGCAATGACGTCGACCCCAACCCGCGCAACAACACGGGCAGCACCGCGGCCCGTCATCTGAGGATCACCGAGTCGGTGAAGGCACCCCGGGTCATCAGGCGCGGCGACACCGTCCGGTACACCATCAGGGTCCGCAACACCGGCACGGTGGCCTACACCTCCGCCAGGCCGGCGAGCTTCACCGACAACCTGTCCGGGGTGCTGGACGACGCACGCTTCAATGGCGACATGGACGCCACCACCGGCACGGTCAGCTATGCCGAGCCCCGACTGCACTGGGTGGGCACGCTCAGGCCGGGACAGACGGCGACCATCACCTTCTCCGTCACCGTCCAGCGGCGTTCCTCCGGGGACCGGAGGCTGGTGAACCGGGTGGTCTCCGGTGCGCAGGGCAGCAACTGCGCGGCCGGTTCCCGCAGCCGGGACTGCTCGACCCTCGACCGGGTCGACGTCCGGGACCAGGGCAGGAGGCGCGACCTCATGGCCTCGGACGGGCCCCGCCTCGCCAAGCGCTCCTGACGTCCTGAAGTCCTGGCGTCCTGACAGACAGTGCCCCGGACCCTGATCGGATCAGGGTCCGGGGCACCGGCACGACCGGGGACGGGCTGCCGCGGAGTT encodes:
- a CDS encoding AAA family ATPase, with the protein product MPAPAAGTPALTRAGTSGTGTQLALADDLLTLLRTTTTEPRPDEQLEALTLAVAADLPVLLWGEPGIGKTAALTQLATSLDLPLTTVIASVHEPSDFSGLPIVGDDPAVQGVPMAPPQWAVELVRAGRGLLFLDELSTATPAVQAALLRVVLERKVGALQLPPGVRIVAAANPRASAADGWELSPPLANRFVHLYWVHDREVVVRGLGGVWPRAELPRLVPERLPEAVAFARRAVCGFLEARPTLIHRLPNTETRRGGAWPSPRSWEAALTLLAFGTAASVSRDVLAQLVRGAVGDGPGLELLAHLDRMDLPDPESLLADPPSAELPVRGDLRQAALEAVVAAVGARPERKRWEAGWAVLVRALETGAPDLLVAPATVLAALRRDDWEVPEAVERLAGVIGLARRADRSVGRAAASAGAGRAAGAGR
- a CDS encoding vWA domain-containing protein, coding for MEKLLAARLHAVKVRPYLAAALFALHVVEDRSVPTMAVDPHWRCYVSPGFVARTPVEELAGVWVHEVSHLLRDHHGRGERYAREHEEHRPGERGTAAGWGRLRRNIAADFEINDDIYGDGLPLPSGAVLPSLLRLPAGLLMEEYLRTASMSGLTADLAWLDCGSGADGQIRPWELGPDGAHGLSRQQRDAVRFRVAEGIRGRPGSAPDGWRRWADEAFHPPQPWRQLLGAAVRSAAGAAGVGEDHSFRRPSRRSAGVPGVLLPSLRRTPPRVCVVIDTSGSVSDAELGGALLEVAAIAQAVGGRRDLVSVISCDAAAGVAVPLCRAENIALIGGGGTDLRSGFDRALRSRPRPDVIVALTDGQTPWPSAQPSCRTVVGLFPRPARAVDEEDPDYVPDAPPPWARVVTIG
- a CDS encoding Cys-Gln thioester bond-forming surface protein; translated protein: MFSSFSASSVSERGAARLVAAALVSGLVGVGLLTTAGAAVADETPQNEAGAAATLGGLKTYGTAVVHDGDMDEQVPAGLFEMSVDNGGTLQTYCIDIHNPVQKDARYHETPWSATSLSGNKNAGKIRWILRNSYPQVNDLAALAAEAGAKGLTEQDAAVGTQVAIWRFSDGADVDAVDPRAEKLADYLEKHARNLAEPAASLSLVPSAVSGHPGERIGPVRVHTNADSVTVRPPADATASGVKIVDRAGKEVTSAADGSRVYFEVPQSAQDGSAELTVQASTTVPVGRAFASETRSQTQILAGSSESTVSATATANWGDTGAIPALSAEKNCAEGGLDITADNQGDEPFTFTLMGVSHTIAAGKRETVTVPLLEDQAYDFTIKGPAGYEKHFKGVLDCRTESSMGDLTVQTLNEPSPATVGGMAAGDTDLAETGASNATPIIAGTAIALVVIGGAVLLLLRGKQPTPTRD
- a CDS encoding single-stranded DNA-binding protein codes for the protein MNETVVCVVGNVATQPVYRESPTGPTARFRLAVTTRYLDREKNAWTDGHTNFFTVWARRSLATNVAASVAVGDPLVVQGRLKVRTEQRDGQGWLSADLDAAAIGHDLSRGTSAFRRSQRPETQTGMQTEGQTGATGAPPRPEPDWETVPAERPEDIERSGTETRPRPEPAGVI
- a CDS encoding GTP-binding protein, producing the protein MTAVTDRTDHDEHSREEPPDEAVATAGERPEAGRGGGLLRATGGDGEHPRGERAPGAAGTTNAARVEGDGGKRPDADPAAGEGPRAAAGAGAVERDEHACAAGDVRRGCADGDLRPHRAGGDVQHPRADGDFPGLRADGGLPHPPADDGAGPVCTDGDGDPAHLEDEGPADHAGSVPPWDDGLIARRLPGTVVPPEGITIVEPRSPVVRQSVPLAYDGPLRSRLDALRELVGLSRTRLDGRTLAEAGRVLDEASARRRLSGEHTVVAIAGATGSGKSTLFNALAGVAISETGLRRPTTAAPLVCSWSDGAAGLVDRLGIPGRLRRRPAQGPEGGTSLQGLVLVDLPDHDSAVVEHREQVDRVLALVDAVIWVVDPEKYADAVLHECYLRPMAGHAEVMFVVLNQVDRLPGEAAEQVLDDLRRLLDGDGIALGEYGEPGATVLALSALTGDGVGELREALGQFVSEHGAAARRVSADVDAAAAGLRSVCATGGRGGLSEEAREEFNGGLAEAVGATAAGEAAERAWLRNANRACGTPWLRLWRWNRARREPSTGRSLVAAPADPETTARQCVEQAVRTVVERAAVGLPRPWAQAVREAAVRGAQGLPEALDELVTDTVTPPRRPPRPGWWPAAVLAQMAMTLLQVVGMLWLLGQIVGFMAPDFGVPALLMLTGVVGGPAVEWSCRLAARGPARRYGLDAERRLREAAAGCGRARVLDPVAAELLRYGEVREEYAKVTGAGAGARVR
- a CDS encoding dynamin family protein; the encoded protein is MVTLDVRPRLLDTLSALRDRVAAARFPLPLMGAPRARANRDELLAQLDDYVVPRLREPEAPLLAVIGGSTGAGKSTLVNSLVGRKVSEAGVLRPTTRTPVLVCHPEDHHWFSGMRVLPHLTRVWVPHQEPGDDPYGVVGNEERVLRIETADTLPRGLALLDAPDIDSLVADNRVLAAELISAADIWVLVTTAVRYADAVPWHLLRTAKEHRATLVTVLDRVPHQLVSEVSRQYGALLTKAGLGEVPRFTVPELPESAWGGGLLPATAVAPLHAWLTHLAQDPEAREATVTRTACGVLDSLRSRVPELAGAAAAQYAAVLRLTTAVDTAYEGECTRVRSRLDAGDVLAGDALKRWRGYPLDSSAGELLDALVDSLGSLLLCAVTAADERIDDAWRREPAGGAHGLTDHDPTSESAEHRIGMTVRRWRRVLEEYAEDSVRGLDRSTAPDAEAVAALVATALLGGRRAGAAGEELAERIGAQEAVRLRERATRLLSEYLDRALRTERERRLAPLDALDVHAEPQAELIAALSVLQKER
- a CDS encoding DUF11 domain-containing protein → MSQANDMRPGARRVGALSALTVVSIMTALVSGTASATAVAAPSSSVAQAKKSHSPAQTRAHQTGPDLQVVKTGTTAVRPNGSVSYTITVKNNGPGTSTGWTVTDYLPAGLLNPASSTPGCTFGAGVMTCVGGPLAAGASSTITVTGMAGPNFTHIQNIATVIGLEPDPNLSNNISSATTAISGRLADLQVAKTGPATVEEGDRVTYTITVTNNGPNTATDWAVVDRLPSGLRDARASSGCRISRGVLTCTGRPLASGASVTFTVTGTAGRVTALDNTVTVQGRELDPDHSNNTSTLHTTVTPRIRADLQLTKTGPTSAAPGATVTYTITVKNNGPDASTGWTVTDRLPARLLNPTTSTPGCTISGGVLTCTGGALASGASSTITVTGTADQRFNGVENLAVVHGNDVDPNPRNNTGSTAARHLRITESVKAPRVIRRGDTVRYTIRVRNTGTVAYTSARPASFTDNLSGVLDDARFNGDMDATTGTVSYAEPRLHWVGTLRPGQTATITFSVTVQRRSSGDRRLVNRVVSGAQGSNCAAGSRSRDCSTLDRVDVRDQGRRRDLMASDGPRLAKRS